In Microbacterium cremeum, a genomic segment contains:
- a CDS encoding LacI family DNA-binding transcriptional regulator, with product MARIQRVTLKEIAAQTGVSMTTISKVLNGAPDVSSATRALVEDRLRESGYRRRKSRKRPEYIEVVLHELDGDWALAIIEGVRESAAGAGLAISLSVTGDRRAPGPEWLDSVVRRGPTGIILLFAGISPEQRAMLDARGIPFVIIDPAGDPAPGIPSVGSANWSGGVAATRHLLELGHRRIAAITGPEDVMCSLARLDGYRAAMTSAGLRIEPGWVRYGDFRRAGGERHARALLQLPDPPTAVFAGNDLQAIGVLHAARAMGVDVPRDLSVVGFDDLAVAELASPRLSTVHQPLREMAEQATRIVLQLLEDVPPQVTRIELATRLVVRDSTARPGRLVAV from the coding sequence ATGGCTCGCATCCAGCGGGTGACGCTCAAGGAGATCGCCGCCCAGACCGGGGTGTCGATGACGACGATCTCGAAGGTGCTCAACGGCGCGCCGGACGTCTCATCCGCGACGCGGGCTCTGGTCGAGGACCGGCTGCGCGAGAGCGGCTACCGGCGACGCAAGAGCAGGAAGCGGCCCGAGTACATCGAGGTCGTCCTCCACGAGCTCGACGGCGACTGGGCACTGGCGATCATCGAGGGCGTCCGCGAGAGCGCGGCCGGAGCCGGACTCGCGATCTCGCTCTCGGTGACCGGCGATCGGCGCGCTCCCGGGCCTGAGTGGCTGGACTCCGTCGTCCGCCGCGGGCCGACGGGCATCATCCTGCTCTTCGCCGGCATCTCGCCCGAGCAGCGCGCGATGCTCGACGCCCGCGGCATCCCCTTCGTGATCATCGACCCCGCCGGCGACCCGGCACCCGGGATCCCCTCGGTGGGATCGGCGAACTGGTCGGGCGGCGTCGCCGCCACGCGGCACCTGCTCGAGCTCGGCCATCGCCGCATCGCGGCGATCACGGGGCCCGAGGACGTCATGTGCTCGCTCGCGCGGCTCGATGGGTACCGGGCCGCGATGACATCGGCAGGACTGCGGATCGAGCCGGGCTGGGTACGGTACGGGGACTTCCGGCGCGCCGGCGGGGAACGGCATGCACGCGCCCTCCTGCAGTTGCCCGATCCGCCGACGGCCGTCTTCGCGGGGAACGATCTGCAGGCGATCGGCGTGCTTCATGCCGCCCGGGCCATGGGCGTCGATGTCCCGCGCGACCTGTCGGTCGTCGGGTTCGACGACCTCGCGGTCGCCGAGCTCGCCAGCCCGCGGCTGTCGACGGTGCATCAGCCGCTGCGCGAGATGGCGGAGCAGGCCACCCGGATCGTGCTTCAGCTCCTCGAGGACGTGCCGCCTCAGGTCACCCGGATCGAACTGGCCACGCGCTTGGTGGTGCGGGATTCCACCGCGCGCCCGGGTCGGCTCGTCGCCGTCTGA
- a CDS encoding alpha-N-arabinofuranosidase: MIHAHLTIDPHFEVGPIHRRLFGSFVEHLGRCVYDGIYEPSHPTADEHGFRGDVVELVRELGVSTIRYPGGNFVSGYRWEDGVGPREKRPRRLDLAWHSTETNEIGLDEFATWLEKVGGELMYAVNLGTRGVLEALDVLEYANHRSGTHWSDQRIANGHPEPHGIRMWCLGNEMDGPWQLGHSTAEQYAQLAAATASAMRQIDPDLELVVCGSSSAQMPTFGEWERVVLEQTYDEVDFISCHAYYEPQGEDYASFLASAVNMDRFIEAVVATADHVKAVRGSDKTINISFDEWNVWYQSRYQEVERITDVETWPVAPRLLEDSYSVLDAVVFGNLMISLIRHADRVTAASLAQLVNVIAPIMTEPGGPAWRQTTFFPFSLTATLARDVALELKLDSPTYDSQLYGTVPIVDAVATHDGNGGGTTVFAVNRSLTEEVTLEIDTLALGGVSRAEATSLFDDDIHAANTLEDPDRVRPKENTSVELGEGTVRITLPPVSWTVLTLE, translated from the coding sequence ATGATCCACGCACACCTCACCATCGACCCGCACTTCGAGGTCGGTCCCATCCACCGGCGCCTCTTCGGCTCGTTCGTCGAGCACCTGGGCCGCTGCGTGTACGACGGCATCTACGAGCCGTCGCACCCGACCGCCGACGAGCACGGGTTCCGTGGTGACGTCGTGGAGCTGGTCAGGGAGCTGGGCGTCTCGACCATCCGGTACCCCGGCGGCAACTTCGTGTCGGGGTACCGCTGGGAGGACGGCGTCGGCCCGCGTGAGAAGCGGCCTCGGCGGCTGGATCTCGCGTGGCACTCCACCGAGACGAACGAGATCGGGCTCGACGAGTTCGCGACGTGGCTGGAGAAGGTCGGCGGCGAGCTGATGTACGCGGTCAACCTCGGAACCCGCGGCGTGCTGGAAGCGCTCGACGTGCTGGAGTACGCCAACCACCGATCCGGCACGCACTGGTCCGATCAGCGCATCGCCAACGGGCATCCCGAGCCCCACGGCATCCGGATGTGGTGCCTCGGCAACGAGATGGACGGACCGTGGCAGCTGGGTCACAGCACGGCCGAGCAGTACGCGCAGCTCGCGGCGGCCACGGCGAGCGCCATGCGGCAGATCGACCCCGATCTGGAGCTCGTGGTGTGCGGCAGCTCGAGCGCCCAGATGCCGACGTTCGGCGAGTGGGAACGCGTCGTCCTCGAGCAGACGTACGACGAGGTCGACTTCATCTCGTGCCACGCCTACTACGAGCCCCAGGGCGAGGATTACGCGAGCTTCCTGGCATCCGCGGTCAACATGGACCGCTTCATCGAGGCCGTCGTGGCCACCGCCGACCATGTCAAGGCCGTCCGTGGCAGTGACAAGACCATCAACATCTCGTTCGACGAGTGGAACGTCTGGTACCAGTCCCGCTACCAGGAGGTCGAACGCATCACGGATGTCGAGACCTGGCCCGTCGCGCCTCGCCTGCTCGAGGACTCGTACTCGGTTCTGGATGCGGTCGTCTTCGGCAACCTGATGATCTCGCTCATCCGCCACGCAGACCGCGTGACGGCGGCGAGCCTCGCTCAGCTCGTGAACGTGATCGCGCCGATCATGACCGAGCCCGGCGGGCCCGCGTGGCGCCAGACCACCTTCTTCCCGTTCTCGCTGACCGCGACGCTGGCACGGGATGTCGCGCTCGAGCTGAAGCTGGACAGCCCGACCTACGACAGTCAGCTCTACGGCACCGTTCCGATCGTCGACGCCGTGGCCACGCACGACGGCAACGGCGGCGGGACCACCGTGTTCGCCGTGAACCGGAGTCTCACCGAGGAGGTGACGCTCGAGATCGACACGCTCGCCCTCGGCGGCGTCTCGCGCGCGGAGGCGACGTCCCTTTTCGACGACGACATCCACGCGGCGAACACGCTCGAAGACCCGGACCGCGTGCGACCGAAGGAGAACACGTCGGTCGAACTCGGCGAGGGGACCGTTCGCATCACCCTTCCGCCGGTGTCGTGGACGGTGCTGACGCTCGAGTGA